CTGCACCGCTATAAGATCGGGGGGAAGCGCATTCAGGTGTCCCTGATCACCGGTGGCAGCAGCAAATCCCTTGCCATGCTCAGGTACAGTCAAGCATAGTTCAGTTTGGGATTCGGGGGAACATTCAAATTGAGGTGTGAGAATATATTCAGCTGTTCTGCTTTAGATTGTGATGGTGAATTTCAACATTGTCTTTATACAGCACAGAGATCATCACCATTCTTCAGGATGCACCTGCCAACTGCCTTCCCCTCTTCAAGTTCACAGAGATCTATGAGAAAAAGTAAGTTGCTTTTTCTCAACTCATTAATGGAATTCACTCCAATATTATCATGGCAGCTTTGTTACTGCTCTTCAACTATTTaattgtgcactgtgtgtgcTTTAGTCTATTcttgctctttgctgctttaATACTGTAAATCTCTctgttgtgggataaataaagttgtgtATCTAATCTTGTATAGTAGCCCCTAAAAGAGACGATGTGCTTGTCAAAGTAGTTCTTGCTgatgaaagttttattttttgtttacccCCTTCAGATATTCTCGTAAGCTGGTGGTTGGTGATCTGTACAAACTGCCAGAGGTGGTGGCAGTGCGGGAACAGGGAGGCTCGAGGCTTGTGTGCCTTCTGCCCAGCAGTCAAATCCGTCAGAGTCCACTGGGATCTTCCCAATCCCAGGAGGGCTCCTCCTCTGCTAGTGGAAGCCCTGTGGTGTTTGAGGAGCTGGAGTACCATGACCCGGTCTGCAGACAACATTACAAACAGGACTTCAGGTCAGTCTTGTGTAATAAGAGAAATATCTCATAAATACTTAatcaatgattttttaaaattaaataatactgtactgtagctagtaggtgCTAActtcacaaagtgaaaacagatggtgctaaaagagctacacagctgtacagaaactgcacgttatGGATTTAGCTGAACACAATAGCAATAGCCACGCAGGAAGATGGTtaaaccttttttctctctgtctgggAAACACCCCAAAACAGACTGCTTCTTATTGTAGTGACTTATAGTCCAGTTTTTGAAGTGTGTATGAAATTCTGCTATCAGCCTTGTATtagtttatttaatatttttttattttaacatttaattaaccAGGAAAAGtttcattgagattaagaatttGCTTTaaaagagcgtcctggccaagatgggcagcagcacaatttacTGGGtttaagacataaaacactaaaacacagaaaattaGTAGTGGTCTGTAATGTTGGCCACTTGGATACTCCTTTGGGCATCCTGACCTGCTTAATCCTGACTTGCAATGAAGAATTTATTTAACCTTAATTCTTTCTATTCTCTGGACTGTACAACTTAAGCTGTCTGTTAATTCTATTTCCTCACTGATTTTGACTCATCTACCTCTGCTTTTTAGTGAGGCTGACTTTGACCCCGACTCCTACAAAATCCCTTTTGTTGTGATGTCTCTTAACACTTTGGCCTCTGAGATCCACAGTCTGCTGCAGTCACACCAGGGAACCCTTCCATTACTCAGGTGATTACCAGCTCTTAAATCCCTGTGTAAACCTTTATACCTTTATACCTTTATACAGCATTATTATGTCAACAATGAGGTTTCTTTTCCATTCAGTTTTCCAGATTGCTACGCAGCCAAATTCAGCACTCTGCAGCTGGGCAATGAGACACTGGAGGGTGGTGTTCCCCTGGAGCATCTCATTACCTGTGTTCCCAGTATCACTATTGTCACAGCTCAGAATTGCTTTAAAGTCATCAAATGGATCCACAACAAACCACCTGCACCAAACTCAGGTGGAAATCTCTCTCTTTACAAGCCACTTCTTAGTAGATTTATACTGGTATTAAtcttaaatatttgaatttctctgctctgctgtagCTCTAGTACAGTGGTTTAGTTACTAGTTGAATGTGTCTCATTTGAAAAATGATATCTTTAACATGCAGAACCATGGATTCAGCGCTGCAAGAGTCCAGTTGGAAACCCCCAGCTCATACAATTCAGCCGTGAGATTATTGACCTGTTGAAGAATCAGCCCTCTTGCATCATGCCCATGAGCAAGTTCATTCCCTCATACCACCATCACTTTGCAAAGCAGTGCCGCGTCTCTGACTATGGTTACTCGAAGCTCCTGGAGCTTCTTGAGGCCGTGCCACATGTCCTGCAGGTATTGAGGAGGATAACGTGGATCCGAATTTGATTGAAAACTAAtagaatatattttatttcttaaccAATCCAGAATCtaccttgtttgttttccacatATCATGTTTGCAATTTATATTCTCTTTGCCTTTTAGATCTTGGGTATGGGCACCAAGCGTTTACTCACCCTGACCCATCGTGCTCAAGTCAAGCGCTTCACTCAAGACCTGCTGAAACTGCTTAAATTTCAAGCCAGCAAACAAGTGGCAATCGATGACTTCATGCAAGCCTACCATTGGTCAGTCAACACTGCTTTCAGTTGTAGATGGGATGGTTATACATTTCCCTTGTGTTTATTAGAGATGTTGATGTAAATGTCATGTGAATTTGAtggttttcattgttttgttttttcatgactgctaaaaaaaagctttttgtctAATTTTTAGTAATGTGTTTTCATACCTTGAATTTCAGGTGCTTCTCCAGAGACTGGAGGGTGGTTGACTACGGCATATGTGACCTGATGGACCTGCTGACTGAGATCCCTGACACCACCATCACTATTACTCATCAGGACAAAGACACCGTCATCTCTGTTCCCAAAAGAGGTCAGTTTAAGCCAGGTGATGTTAAAAACTGTAAGGAAAGACTGTAAGACAGACATAATAAttacaatacattttgtttaaaaacccTACAGTATGAAAAGTTGTCAACAGACAATTTTTGATAGAtttctttttaatgaattagatttgcttttattctttttttttacttgtagaACGAACAATAGAGGAAATGGATCGCACTAAGCAGTTTGGGAAGGAAGTGGTGGACCTTCTCCGTCACCAGCCTCACTGCAGGATGCCCTTCAGCAAGTTCATCCCCACCTACCACCATCACTTTGGTCGTCAGTGCAAGCTCAGCTACTACGGCTTCACTAAGCTTATGGAGCTCTTTGAGGCGATCCCTGACATCCTAATGGTGAGTGTTGGTAGACTGCTTCTGTTTACAGTGTCAGTCCTCCAATTACAAAGTGAACTATGTATTTAGGGTGAAATTAAGaatctgcagcaaaaaaaaaaatctacttacAAAAGATCCATTTAGGTCTTTAATCTGAAGAAGATGACCTCTAGTTAAATTGAAAAGATGCAGTATTTCTCAGACcatgaaaatgtaatgacaaGAAGTTCATTTTGTAATACAATAGGATAATAATGTTTTCCTTTAGGAAGAGTTCAGAAATCAATACTTGGTGTTATaatcttgatttttaacttTAGCTTTCATGCATCTTTGCATGCTCTCCAGACTCCACCAGTCTTTCACTTTTCCGTTGGGTTTTGCCACTCTTGGAGCAAAAAGTCGAGCAGCTCAGCTTTCTGAGATGACTTATCAAGTGATCACCAAATTAATGCCTCATTAAGAACAATGAGGTGTGCCTGTGTTGAAATTACTCTGAATTGCTCCCGTTCAAGTAGAAGAGCTGatataagaaaacatttgagtcGTCTCGTATCTTTTAAGGGGCCACCTTAAGAATTTATTCCACCATATATTGATTTCTGAACTCTTcttaattaaaacatgaatagGAATTCATTTTCCTTGCATTTTTTGTGGTCTGAAAAATTCTGAATCTTGTTTTCTTAACCTGCTGTCATTTTCTGCAAATAAAAGAGCTAAATGAGATTTTATTCATAAGTTGGGAGAAACGTTGTATACTGTAAAACAATagattttcactttattcaaacATACTAGAAccagaggaaaacatttttgcagTAGTCTCTTAAGTTAACATAATTGTTTGCAGAACAATATTATTCTAAAGGGACCCTGAAGAATTGGTTACAATTTATGTTAAGTGTACAATGGTGCTCCGAATGTCTGTACTGAAAAAGACAAATGGTATGTGTCATGTTGATTTATTACGTCAGTGGCCAATATTAAAAATCTGATTGTTAAATTCTATTTGCTGCTTGGAAGTCATTTCCAACAGCTTACCAGCATTGTGGTATAGTATTTGCTTGTTAGTTTAATTCACTTTTTGGGCCGTCTCTTCATGGCTTTTTTCATTAGTCATGTCATTAAAGTTCAGTGGCCAAGTTTGATTAAGCATGCTCCTGCTTAAAAACTATCCCCTACCTGTGACAGGTGTTGGAGTGTGGTGAGGAGAAAGTGCTGACTCTGACAGAAGTTGAGCGCATCAAGGCTCTGGCAGCTCAGTTGGTCAAGCTGCTTCGAGCTCAGAAAAACTCCAGTCTTCCTGTCAGCCAGCTTCTAACGGAGTACAGCAAGACCTTTGGTTATGGTCTCCGCCTGCAAGACTACGATGCAAGCTCCCTGCCAGCTCTGCTGACCAAACTCTGCCATGTTGTCAAGGTAATAAACACATCTAAAGATAACTTTTTGTACTGTCTCCAgttccccttcctctccttttcAGTTTGGCTGTTTCCTTGCTGCTTCAGAGTAGTATTTGGAGTTTGTTTACCTGATTTTCTCAGGAGGACAGTTTTTCAAATATTCACATTGTAAAGAAATTCATTGGTCATTCACTAGTaatgtgctttatttttttcgATGTAAATGAATAGATAGACTTAtaccaaaacataaaaatgccAAGAAAAATGATTATGTTCTagaggttgaagttgagcagctccAAGATTCACTCCTACAAATAATCATCAGTCACTTTCTTTCCATTTCAAGGTGGTTGATGGCGCTGAGGGTCGGGAAGTGCAATTGATCAACAGGAAGTCTCTGCGCTCCCTGACCTCCCAGCTACTGAGTCTGCTCATGTCCCAAGACGGACAGCAAGTCACCAAGGGTTTCAAAGTCGAAGTGCTTAGCCAGCAATACCTGACGGTCTATGGAGCCTCACTCAACCCATGTGAATATGGGTTCCTCTCCCTCAGCGAGTTGCTTAAGAGCCTGCCATACCTTGTTGAGGTGAGTGGAAAGTATTCTTTTTAATCCTGTGTGAACTCTCTCAAGTTCCAGTTAAGCTATTACCAAACACACAGGTAtaacatcatcttcatcatttgTGTTTACAGCTGTACCATGAAGAAAGTGATGACAACACTTCCAGTGGTCGTGGTGAGGAGTGGGTGAGGCTGACCTGGCTTTACCAGTTTGCCCGTAACGTACGTGCCCTGCTCCACACCTATCATTACAACCAGCTCTTCCTGACTGAGTTCCTGGGGGCTTTTAACAAATTCACAGGCGCGAGCCTTGAACCTCGTTCCTATGGATATATCAGCATTGATGAGCTGCTTGGAGCAATACCTCAGGTAAGAAATGAATTAACGAGATGTTTTGCTATCGCTATGTGCAGAACTTAACCCTTTGTTTATGTAGATTGTCCATGGCTATAGTGTTTGTGACAGATCTCCCAAGGGTAATTACGTTTCTCTTGTTTCTGCATATTTCACTGGATTGTTCTGTGATGTGTCATCTTCAGGTGGTCTGGATCAAAGGGCATGGTCACAAGAGGATTATCGTTCTAAAAAACGATATGAAAGGTAAAGGTGATGAACCTCTTTCTTATAGcaagtttattttattcaggCTTATTATCTGCTGAGACCATCAGCAGTCTGAGGGCTCATTGTAAATAAAGAGAGTGAGCTGAATCGATCATGTGATGACGGTCAAAGCAGTAGGTGTTCCTGCAAACACTTGTTAAATGGTGTTTTCAATAATGCAcgaaactcctgaaaacttgtAAGATGtccagggtgagctgcatgtgtgaaagcaactCAGGAAAAAGTCAGGGGCAGCATGCcagaaataattagaaatatTGTGGAGTGCAAACCACTGAATGCGGATCAAAGAGTGAttcttctcttatttttttcagcAAGGGCAACCTCTTCTGTCCCCACCAGCCCCCTGCCAGGGGAGAACACAGACAGTCCAAGAGACAGCCCCATTAGCATCTCAACATCTGGAGCTCAAAGTCCGGGTAAGAAAATATTGATGAGGTAATAAAatacattgggggggggggggaaagagattcaaaagaaaatgtttgactctTAAGTTATCGCAATCATGACTTTTAACCTTCCAGGTGGTGATGCAGTGGCCGATTCAGAGCTGCTGTGTCTGACGTCACCAGTAGACCTGCTGTGTGGTCCTGTACCATCCTGCCTACCTTCACCTCAGCTCCACCCTGACCCCGTTCTCCTGCAGCAGACAGACCTGATCCACTTCGAGGAGAAAAGTCCAACAACTCAAACACCAGGTCTCTTTCATGGTTTTGTATTGCATGTAAACCAATGTGAGGTAACGCTACAATAGTTCTTGTAGTGCAATTAGGATGTCACCATGACGGTTATTGAACAGACCCCTTGTTTTCATACAAGGGTGGATATTCCCCTAAAATCACTAAACTTTCAGTAGAGATGTAACAATACACATCTCATTATACATAAGGATCAAGATCTCAGTTTCATGATACATTTGTATCGTGGTTTTTTATTATGCTACCGGTATTTGTGTGGATGTCCTTTTTGTGCTCACCTCGCTTCTGCATCCCAGCTTTGAAACAAGATGGTGCTTTCTCCACTTCAAAATCTTCACTCCTTACAACATGTCTGTACACTTGTTCTCCAGCTACTGACATCAAACAAGAGAACTCACAAGCAGAAGGTGCCTTGTGCTagttgaaacaacaacaaaaaaatgtcagttttgtCTCATTGATGATTTAAAATTGTCCATATTTGTATCTATTTCTTAATTACTTAAATAACTTTCAACCCTACTGTAGATTAGTTTGATCTGATCTTGATATTTGTTAAGATGTAATGTAATTGTTTTGCCAAAAATTTGAATTGTGACTGATAGCAAAGCCTTACTAAATCACGCAAAGCACTGGGGATCAAAAATGTACTAAGGTCCTTATCATAACACTTTAATTTGCACCTTTTTGTCTTACTAGATGTTAGCTCAGTAtgtactttttgtgtgtttgtgattccAGTGAGTGATGAACCCGAGGTGGCTGATGCTGATGGTACTTCTGATGCACCCGAGCACCCTGCCTTCATAGAAGACTCGGCGGTCTCTAACTTCCCACCGCCCcctgacatgaagacaaacttGTCCATGGACAGTCCCAGCAGACGAGTAACACGCAGCAGAATTAAGCTAGCTGCAAACTTCTCATTCCCAGCAGGCCTGTGatccttttcacacacacacacacactggaaaccCTAGTTCAGTTATTATAACTTGTTAAACATAAGTTGACCCACCACACTGAAAGCACTACAAAAAAACTTACCACAAAACAACCCTGGTATTGTCCCATCTACATCCTAACAGGCTGTTACATTCTTCTGCCTTTGCTCTTCTCATCATTTATCTGCCATCTTTGTTCCTTTCGTTTGCTTGAACTATCAGCAATGTTCTTCCAGTGATGTTCACCAAGCTGTGATTCTCTTCTTGCAGATTTTCTGCAATTCTTTTATTTGCCAAATCCATCTCTTCTAACCTGTTTGATTTCATCTGGAGAAAAGTTGAATGATATTTTCACGAGTTTGCATATTGAGTTCAGAGCCACGGTGGCTAACAATGAATGTAGAGTAAAAATGAGTTAGTTGTCACTGTATACAGAGTATATTTAAACACTGGGAGAAATTCAAGTGAGGACCAAGTTCTTTGTTAAATCCAAGAAATTAAgttaacttcattcagagtttatAAATTGACAAATGACAGAAGGTTTATAGAGCTGCTTTGTTCATGTTTAGAAACCTTTATGTATGAATTTATCCCTAAAAGATGGCGCATTTAATTGAGGACTTTGATTATAAACTCATTTCAGAATTGTagagatttttcttttgataaCTGTAGTCATGTCATTCAAACTGGCCTCTTAAGCATTTCCCAGTTTAATTGTTTAAAAGAATTTCTGAAGAGTAAGCTTCTCTGTGAGGTGTTGTCTCAACACTTgcctcagtttaaaaaaaaaaaagaaagtagccCAAGGACAGTAGTTTCATTTCCATTAGTGTTACTTGGTGTTTAGCAGCTGTCTGTGGAAGAGCCTGGCCTAATGTGTGTTGTATTAAGTGGCACCTCAATGATGGGACTAAAGTCATGAACATTAGTGTTATCTGTTTAGCTAGTGGTCTTTGTAAATGGAATCCAACAGTTTTTGAACAGTTCAAGCGTGGTTGGCCATGGTTTGACTGCTATTGCAATTAGCACAACTCTCAGGATATTGTATTCTTGTTGTTCTTTTACCTAATTTATAGCAGAGATTGTTTCCCCTCTCTGCAAGGCCGCTGATTATATCCGAAGGGAAAATGATCTTTGAGACTCCAGCCAGGCTTTGTTCAGGCAGCAGGAACTGTACTATACTTTCATGTTTGGCTTCAGCCAGCAGtcggtgtgtttttctttttgtctgtgttgtctgtgtgtggtttACACTGCAGTAGGTGGTGTGTTATATGAACCGTGTGCATAACTGAGTTTATGCATAGTGTAAGCCCAGGATGAGCAGACGGGAGCAGATGATGGACATTCTTTAAGATCACGCTTTTATTTCCACCACGTTTTAGGGATGTTACAGTTGGCGTTGTCCTTGCAGTTGCTGCATAAATGCTCAAGGTTTTTCGAGTTAACCTTGTTGCTGTATTTGTGGTGATGTAAAAACTGCCTATGTTGAAGAGGAGCAACGAGCACTCCtgatttttgattttaatgACAAGGTGAATGGTTGTGAGTTTTTTAGGGAAAGGAGTTGGGATGGGGGGCAGTAGGCTGTTTGTGAAGCACCACGGGGGCTCTAAGTGGCCTCTTGAACAGACTGTGATGTACGCACAGAGGACCTTTGAGGCTCTCTGGAATCCGCCTGGCTTTTACAATGGCTTGTATTTGCCACGGTGCCAAAGGAAACACCATCATACCTCCACATCCCTGACATCTCCCATGGAGGAGTTTTTACTGATGTGTGCtggtttctgtgttttcctctgtcTTAAGTGTTTACAAGACTGCTGGCTGCTGACATGCCATTCAGTGATATCGGCCGAAAGTGATGTTTAACACGCCCACTGAAGTCTAAAGAGTTTTGTCTTGTGTTAATAGTAAATGTTCAAAGAATGGATAAGAGCCCATTTTATCAGTTTCTGTCTTAGATTGTGTTCAAATCTTAAAACCGCGATAATTTCACAAGTTGAGTTGTCAGACTTGATTTTGACTTTGTGTGAAAAAGCTGCGAGATTTCACCTGTCATCACACCGAAATGTCtgagatgtcaatcaaaatgtttttaatgaggaTGTTTGGGTTAAAGTCTCTCCTGCAGTGATAAACTGGCTGTCTGAAAACCTCTTTAATTAGGTAATGAGTATGTATTAAGAAATAGGCAGGCCTAAGAAGGATTATGTATTGGTAATGAGAAAAAGCTATAATGCTAACAGGAAATATCTAGATTTAACTTTGGCAGTAAGAATGTATTACTTTGTGAATTTGCGCATACCTTGGCTCTCCTTCAGAGAACTGCAGTGGCAACTAACTCGCAAACATGAAACTCTTCTGTTtactttctctttgttttggttaCATCAGTGAGAAGCTATAGTACCTAACGAAATATGCACCTTTGCATAGTTTTGGtccaaaaatatccaaaatgaaAATCAGGCCAGAGGGGAATGGAAACAtgcttttgtttaaatgtatctGACTCTGCCTTGTTTGTTATGTTTCACTGTTGTACAACAGCTGATCTTTATTCATCAGTGTCCTTAAACTCTTGCCTTGTGATTTCCTGGTCAACAATTGTCTCACTGATGTTCCTCTCTATGTAATCCTCCCCCTTGTCAAACGGGTTTAATGCCTCACTGCAGCAGAACTGGCTGTAACAGTCCAATGTTGTTGAAGGGACCAAAAAGATTTACGTAAATAAATTTCACAAGCATTACTTCTGCCtagtctgtgtttttgtcatctTCTTAAAGATTCATTTAATAAAATCACTCGGCATGTTCCTGAAAGATGCTCTTTATTCAAACATGTATGTACAGGGagtttcagtttattttctgcataTTTGTTCAATATTCAACGTTAGGACCTTCATAAATTCACTACTACTACAGAACGCTAACTTCTCCGAATGAAGGGAAAGGGACAGAGAGCAACACTTTGCTTTACATGAGTCACTAATGTCCTAGATACAGTCAAACATACACTGTCTATTGTAGGCATTTACAAGAGGATTGCATTCATTTCCAGTAGttaatcataaaaacaaaagactaAATTCAGAGGATGCAAGCAGTTTGTCAACATTATTCACAATAATAACCATGAGTGACGTTCTACCACCACAGTCAGTGTTTCCTGGCAGCTGATGGCTGAGAGGACATGAGTATGGCCAGTGATGATGTGACTGAGAGAAATAAGATGGCACATTTgaacacataaaaaataaaatgatgtaaatACATGTTATCTGAGGTCATTTAAAAACTAATGGAAAACACTGCTGCAAAAGTGGGTCATACAAAATTGCATGCTAGGTAGCCTGCCTCAAGTTAAAATTGGCTCTGATCATGttaacatatataaatatatataatttatttaagaataaaggagtattctgcctttaacagaatgaaataaataatttattgatGTTGATTAAACTGATACATCTGCAGCTGGCCTCTTAGAAGTTCTGTTCATTGTCTCATAATACTCTGACTTCAGATGAGTGTTAGTCAAACACTCAATTGCTGtgttaataattattatattaataagGTAAGCATTGAGCTTCtatttcatcaagtatttctaTGTAAGCTTTCTTATATTTGTTACTTTTAATAACAaccatttttcacattttcaaacccTTATACTCAGtacagcagatgttacagtttgagagagattttttttgagCCAAGGCAAGAGGTCAAAGGATTGCTCCGCTCCGGTTCAGAAGGGCCCACGACCTGCCAatttctctaaatgtttctCATTTAAACTGCAGTCAAAAGCCACATTGTTCTCCCACCTTGGAGCGGTGATAAAAATGAGTTTTCTTAAAGTGAAAGAGGATCACTGTTGTTGTTAAACCAAATACTTGTCATACATGTCAGGGTGaggtcaaatgttttgttttttttcctgtcaggCAGAGAACCCCAGCATTTGTGTTTCAATTAGCTTACATTGTGCTTCTAGTTCTATTTTCCAACACTATGGCAGATCATATAGTCAACTTAAAGGAATCTTACTAAACATCTTAATCTagttaaaatgttacatttgtaTTGAGCACATTTTTTCCCCGTGCCTTTAAGTGTATTTAATAAAAGAAGCTCCTTTACGTTTTTGTTCTAGCAGTGATTAGTGAAGTTCTTAAaccctaaaataaaacattggagctgaaactccatcttaaatgaaattaaaacttgATTTCTGAACAGATTTGAGGAACAACAGCTGAGATATTCTGAGAAACCAGGAATGGTTTATGGCATGTCATGTGGTGTGAGTGTTTTGGTTTATGACTCATGGATGGGTTCATAGAGAGGTCCTTGTCAGTTACATGATGGCACACTGGGTGGCTCCACAGCAAT
This window of the Labrus mixtus chromosome 2, fLabMix1.1, whole genome shotgun sequence genome carries:
- the LOC132984545 gene encoding meiosis regulator and mRNA stability factor 1 isoform X3 produces the protein MFQNNYMDSRKAVLELKDVPPPPQHTSSSQLSQPFSLVPLPLPPPCLPPPQLTQDSHQQQPPPQQQQEGASPKVRPQVCSHCDYCSTDSYGLLGGGGVVGSSSSSSSIAGVVSLYMDPGSLGAPISSRSNIGRSGLCSVTSSVHQYKRNLSCGRGGEVLDPLLGLDYKPQPLSNVATSQPISSHPYLSCCSGILHTNPSVPLPCSQPSLFPSFPPLASSLPCVSSLPAPLHGSCMASSGYYPCVDCCPSARRSQRSTPCDHPTTTTITTTTTSAHFCSNPIHLNVERTVCVKGAHFCQECLLKPLNGLAVSESDTVWHNVPVPQTAPIPIPICNGCGTSSDGMMLMSSTSLGKTGQKYGSPETCGPENIPPVGVFWDIENCSVPSGRSAGAVVQRIRSRFFQGHREAEFICVCDISKESKAVIQELNNCQVTVAHINAIAKNAADDKLRQSLRRFAETHTAPATVVLVSSDVNFASELSDLRHRHGFQVILVHGNHTSSALLQHAHCHVAFQEITADLPPRILMKEQPRSPRRPRRATRPYNTPGPVPERPYSPRRGCSGPPGGAPDKPHQELGSLECKPRTGLHHLERGRAVSSSPHSNGETGSLERLSKPGLAGESIYRRRREGSNPSSVTVSSGEQGDKSSGDFQMSTPSAFSKLNLHRSFSPLALSQGSWSSRSVSPCLSSRSSPLLAAPRSPHPDRPPEPFSDGAEIQVANLDYRMSRKDLQQTLRDTFFRYGQVKAVELSPHTDYQLKATIQMLSLQQAISAISGLHRYKIGGKRIQVSLITGGSSKSLAMLSTEIITILQDAPANCLPLFKFTEIYEKKYSRKLVVGDLYKLPEVVAVREQGGSRLVCLLPSSQIRQSPLGSSQSQEGSSSASGSPVVFEELEYHDPVCRQHYKQDFSEADFDPDSYKIPFVVMSLNTLASEIHSLLQSHQGTLPLLSFPDCYAAKFSTLQLGNETLEGGVPLEHLITCVPSITIVTAQNCFKVIKWIHNKPPAPNSEPWIQRCKSPVGNPQLIQFSREIIDLLKNQPSCIMPMSKFIPSYHHHFAKQCRVSDYGYSKLLELLEAVPHVLQILGMGTKRLLTLTHRAQVKRFTQDLLKLLKFQASKQVAIDDFMQAYHWCFSRDWRVVDYGICDLMDLLTEIPDTTITITHQDKDTVISVPKRERTIEEMDRTKQFGKEVVDLLRHQPHCRMPFSKFIPTYHHHFGRQCKLSYYGFTKLMELFEAIPDILMVLECGEEKVLTLTEVERIKALAAQLVKLLRAQKNSSLPVSQLLTEYSKTFGYGLRLQDYDASSLPALLTKLCHVVKVVDGAEGREVQLINRKSLRSLTSQLLSLLMSQDGQQVTKGFKVEVLSQQYLTVYGASLNPCEYGFLSLSELLKSLPYLVELYHEESDDNTSSGRGEEWVRLTWLYQFARNVRALLHTYHYNQLFLTEFLGAFNKFTGASLEPRSYGYISIDELLGAIPQVVWIKGHGHKRIIVLKNDMKGKARATSSVPTSPLPGENTDSPRDSPISISTSGAQSPGGDAVADSELLCLTSPVDLLCGPVPSCLPSPQLHPDPVLLQQTDLIHFEEKSPTTQTPVSDEPEVADADGTSDAPEHPAFIEDSAVSNFPPPPDMKTNLSMDSPSRRVTRSRIKLAANFSFPAGL
- the LOC132984545 gene encoding meiosis regulator and mRNA stability factor 1 isoform X4 → MFQNNYMDSRKAVLELKDVPPPPQHTSSSQLSQPFSLVPLPLPPPCLPPPQLTQDSHQQQPPPQQQQEGASPKVRPQVCSHCDYCSTDSYGLLGGGGVVGSSSSSSSIAGVVSLYMDPGSLGAPISSRSNIGRSGLCSVTSSVHQYKRNLSCGRGGEVLDPLLGLDYKPQPLSNVATSQPISSHPYLSCCSGILHTNPSVPLPCSQPSLFPSFPPLASSLPCVSSLPAPLHGSCMASSGYYPCVDCCPSARRSQRSTPCDHPTTTTITTTTTSAHFCSNPIHLNVERTVCVKGAHFCQECLLKPLNGLAVSESDTVWHNVPVPQTAPIPIPICNGCGTSSDGMMLMSSTSLGKTGQKYGSPETCGPENIPPVGVFWDIENCSVPSGRSAGAVVQRIRSRFFQGHREAEFICVCDISKESKAVIQELNNCQVTVAHINAIAKNAADDKLRQSLRRFAETHTAPATVVLVSSDVNFASELSDLRHRHGFQVILVHGNHTSSALLQHAHCHVAFQEITADLPPRILMKEQELGSLECKPRTGLHHLERGRAVSSSPHSNGETGSLERLSKPGLAGESIYRRRREGSNPSSVTVSSGEQGDKSSGDFQMSTPSAFSKLNLHRSFSPLALSQGSWSSRSVSPCLSSRSSPLLAAPRSPHPDRPPEPFSDGAEIQVANLDYRMSRKDLQQTLRDTFFRYGQVKAVELSPHTDYQLKATIQMLSLQQAISAISGLHRYKIGGKRIQVSLITGGSSKSLAMLSTEIITILQDAPANCLPLFKFTEIYEKKYSRKLVVGDLYKLPEVVAVREQGGSRLVCLLPSSQIRQSPLGSSQSQEGSSSASGSPVVFEELEYHDPVCRQHYKQDFSEADFDPDSYKIPFVVMSLNTLASEIHSLLQSHQGTLPLLSFPDCYAAKFSTLQLGNETLEGGVPLEHLITCVPSITIVTAQNCFKVIKWIHNKPPAPNSEPWIQRCKSPVGNPQLIQFSREIIDLLKNQPSCIMPMSKFIPSYHHHFAKQCRVSDYGYSKLLELLEAVPHVLQILGMGTKRLLTLTHRAQVKRFTQDLLKLLKFQASKQVAIDDFMQAYHWCFSRDWRVVDYGICDLMDLLTEIPDTTITITHQDKDTVISVPKRERTIEEMDRTKQFGKEVVDLLRHQPHCRMPFSKFIPTYHHHFGRQCKLSYYGFTKLMELFEAIPDILMVLECGEEKVLTLTEVERIKALAAQLVKLLRAQKNSSLPVSQLLTEYSKTFGYGLRLQDYDASSLPALLTKLCHVVKVVDGAEGREVQLINRKSLRSLTSQLLSLLMSQDGQQVTKGFKVEVLSQQYLTVYGASLNPCEYGFLSLSELLKSLPYLVELYHEESDDNTSSGRGEEWVRLTWLYQFARNVRALLHTYHYNQLFLTEFLGAFNKFTGASLEPRSYGYISIDELLGAIPQVVWIKGHGHKRIIVLKNDMKGKARATSSVPTSPLPGENTDSPRDSPISISTSGAQSPGGDAVADSELLCLTSPVDLLCGPVPSCLPSPQLHPDPVLLQQTDLIHFEEKSPTTQTPVSDEPEVADADGTSDAPEHPAFIEDSAVSNFPPPPDMKTNLSMDSPSRRVTRSRIKLAANFSFPAGL